The following proteins come from a genomic window of Streptococcus pneumoniae:
- a CDS encoding PTS sugar transporter subunit IIB, translating into MAKVTIMLACAAGMSTSLLVTKMQKAAEDKGLDAEIFAVPAPEAEEIVATKEVNVLLLGPQVRYLLGDFQEKLKDRQIPVAVIPMTDYGMMNGSKVLDLAESLLD; encoded by the coding sequence ATGGCTAAAGTAACAATTATGTTAGCGTGTGCAGCAGGTATGAGTACAAGTCTGCTAGTGACAAAGATGCAAAAGGCAGCAGAAGATAAGGGGTTGGATGCAGAAATTTTTGCAGTTCCAGCTCCTGAAGCAGAAGAAATTGTAGCAACAAAAGAAGTAAATGTGTTGCTTTTAGGCCCCCAAGTTCGCTATTTACTAGGGGACTTTCAAGAAAAACTAAAAGATAGACAGATTCCTGTGGCGGTTATTCCGATGACAGATTACGGAATGATGAATGGTTCTAAAGTTTTAGATTTAGCTGAAAGTTTATTAGACTAA
- a CDS encoding ROK family transcriptional regulator encodes MTLSKKQLQLRAKILETVYTLGPISRIEIATKTGITPATTSSITNDLIKENILLELGEDEHDTSVGRKKILLDIQAKRFYYIGCELSEKHFTFALGDNLGNILKEEKEIVTKQLIQEKGNQLINQTLKQFLNNCSDYEIEAIGIALPGRYLDDYKITTNNPLWQHIDLEMIQSHFDKPLFFSNNVNCMAIGKRLFSRQQNDPNFAYFHFARGMHCSYIYDGNIYGKGNLMIGEIGHTVVSSEGEECSCGRKGCLQTFAGESWLIKKSKILYHQSPYSLLPSLVKNADDIDIQVILTAYQLGDTGIITLIHQALFYLSQTILNISMMIDSQKIYLHSPLLTNQHIIQKLYSEMNYKPKLLYNRLPEVIIEPYNDFTAAHSAIALCLYHTILHS; translated from the coding sequence ATGACCTTATCTAAGAAACAATTACAACTAAGAGCTAAAATACTGGAAACAGTTTACACATTAGGTCCCATTTCACGAATTGAAATCGCTACTAAAACAGGAATAACACCTGCAACAACTAGCAGTATCACAAATGATCTGATTAAAGAAAATATTCTCTTAGAACTTGGTGAAGACGAACACGATACAAGCGTAGGGAGAAAAAAAATCCTGCTAGACATTCAAGCTAAACGATTTTACTACATTGGTTGTGAACTATCTGAAAAACATTTCACTTTTGCTTTAGGAGATAATCTAGGAAATATCTTAAAGGAAGAGAAAGAAATTGTTACTAAACAGTTAATCCAAGAAAAGGGAAATCAACTCATTAACCAGACACTAAAGCAATTCTTAAATAACTGCTCTGATTATGAAATAGAAGCAATTGGAATCGCGCTACCTGGTCGCTATTTAGATGATTATAAAATAACAACAAACAATCCTTTATGGCAACATATCGACTTAGAAATGATTCAATCCCACTTTGATAAGCCTTTGTTTTTCTCTAACAATGTTAACTGTATGGCTATAGGTAAACGCCTATTTAGTCGCCAACAGAATGACCCTAATTTTGCTTATTTTCATTTTGCTAGAGGTATGCACTGTTCTTATATCTACGACGGAAACATTTATGGGAAAGGAAATCTAATGATTGGAGAAATAGGGCATACAGTTGTTTCATCTGAGGGAGAAGAATGTAGCTGCGGGCGCAAGGGATGCTTACAAACTTTTGCTGGAGAATCTTGGTTAATCAAAAAATCAAAAATTCTATATCATCAATCTCCCTATTCTCTACTTCCTAGTTTAGTCAAAAATGCCGATGATATTGATATCCAAGTTATTTTAACCGCTTATCAATTAGGTGACACTGGAATAATCACACTTATCCATCAAGCCTTATTCTATCTTAGTCAAACCATTTTAAATATCAGTATGATGATTGACTCTCAAAAAATCTACCTACATAGTCCTTTACTAACAAATCAACACATCATCCAAAAACTATATAGTGAAATGAACTACAAACCCAAACTGCTCTATAATCGCCTACCTGAAGTCATTATTGAACCTTACAATGATTTTACAGCCGCACACTCAGCTATTGCACTTTGTTTGTATCATACAATTCTACATTCTTAA
- a CDS encoding family 16 glycosylhydrolase: MKNKKLISSLFILFLLIFIHVKVFANENLIKNSNFEQGELFWNSRNRGIINSNESYSNGHYSGMIPSTAINDNRADGYIGQVIDIEPNEDYLVSAFAKVDISGAEGYFTARWFDNNKQGEIVQNNIGEAVDQTVNTTEWKKYMFSFNSGKHDKVLIQLVKWSEDDTTKKSNIFIDNVEMYQLSKGNSYKKIWRDDFDGEQLNKKYWGYELGSIRGWEQQHYVRSDENVFLRSGNLVLRATNRSKEDQYFNPRNNHRKVVYNSGSVRTHGKVEFLYGKLEMRAKLPKGQGVFPAFWTLGSDFTLDGKINPVQGRGWPSTGEIDIMELVGERNSNGSGNKTVYQTLHYGQSDNDDGKFAGRGTAFKLSSGNFNDSYHTFSIDWYKDYIVWMVDNHIVRKVYYGSDNIAKKIFNRPQYVQLNLAMGGSWPGVVDNNLSGTEFVVDYVSYSRNDLQQHQAEEYYSQSPKINGAKDIVINRGDVPDLLKGITTNSGYELDYSIENEPMFNNFGGNTSVDLLIRNKTEKEKISQMPPGVYNLHYTSRPKHLDYESKVDRKTVTLTIK, translated from the coding sequence ATGAAGAATAAGAAATTAATTTCAAGTTTATTTATATTATTTTTATTAATATTTATTCATGTGAAAGTTTTTGCTAATGAAAATTTAATAAAAAATTCAAATTTTGAGCAAGGAGAGCTGTTTTGGAACTCTAGAAATAGGGGAATAATTAATTCAAATGAGAGTTATAGTAACGGACATTACTCAGGTATGATTCCTTCTACTGCAATTAATGATAATAGAGCAGATGGATATATTGGACAAGTTATTGATATAGAACCTAATGAAGATTATTTAGTATCTGCTTTTGCCAAAGTAGATATTAGTGGAGCAGAGGGATATTTTACCGCAAGATGGTTTGATAATAATAAGCAAGGAGAGATTGTTCAAAATAACATTGGAGAAGCTGTTGATCAAACAGTTAATACAACCGAATGGAAAAAATACATGTTTTCTTTCAATTCCGGTAAACACGATAAAGTTTTGATTCAATTAGTGAAATGGTCAGAAGACGATACTACAAAAAAATCTAATATTTTTATTGATAATGTAGAGATGTATCAACTGTCTAAAGGAAATTCATATAAGAAAATTTGGAGAGATGATTTTGATGGCGAACAATTAAATAAAAAATATTGGGGATATGAATTAGGATCAATTCGTGGTTGGGAACAGCAACATTATGTAAGAAGTGATGAGAATGTTTTTCTACGTTCGGGAAATTTAGTTCTTAGAGCTACGAATCGCTCTAAGGAAGATCAGTATTTTAACCCAAGAAACAATCACAGAAAGGTTGTATATAATTCAGGAAGTGTTAGAACACATGGGAAAGTAGAATTTCTTTATGGTAAATTAGAGATGCGTGCAAAATTACCGAAAGGTCAAGGAGTTTTTCCTGCTTTCTGGACTCTTGGATCGGATTTTACACTTGATGGGAAGATTAATCCTGTTCAGGGACGAGGATGGCCGTCAACAGGTGAGATAGATATAATGGAATTAGTTGGTGAACGAAATTCAAATGGAAGTGGGAATAAGACAGTTTATCAAACGCTTCATTATGGACAGTCGGATAATGATGATGGAAAATTTGCAGGACGTGGTACAGCCTTTAAATTATCGAGTGGAAACTTTAATGATTCGTATCATACTTTTTCAATTGATTGGTATAAAGATTATATTGTATGGATGGTTGACAATCATATTGTTAGAAAAGTATATTATGGATCAGATAATATAGCGAAAAAGATTTTTAATAGACCTCAGTATGTTCAGTTAAATTTAGCGATGGGAGGAAGTTGGCCTGGGGTAGTGGACAATAATTTATCAGGGACTGAATTTGTAGTTGATTATGTTTCTTACTCTAGAAATGATTTACAACAACATCAAGCTGAAGAGTATTATAGTCAATCTCCCAAAATAAATGGCGCTAAGGATATAGTAATAAACAGAGGAGATGTTCCTGATTTATTAAAAGGAATTACAACTAATAGTGGATATGAGTTAGATTATTCTATTGAAAATGAACCTATGTTTAATAACTTTGGAGGGAATACTTCGGTAGATTTATTAATTCGCAATAAAACTGAAAAAGAAAAGATTTCACAAATGCCTCCAGGAGTTTATAATTTGCATTATACTAGTCGTCCCAAACATTTAGATTATGAGTCTAAAGTTGATCGAAAAACAGTAACATTGACAATAAAATAA
- a CDS encoding PTS lactose/cellobiose transporter subunit IIA: MDESNLESVMGLIMYGGEAKSNAMEAIQAAKKGDFSKANRRLADANAALLQAHKAQTEMLTREAQGEETSISLLMVHAQDHLMTSLTFVDLAKEVVEVYERFEKN; this comes from the coding sequence ATGGATGAAAGTAATTTAGAATCTGTAATGGGGCTAATTATGTATGGTGGGGAAGCCAAAAGTAATGCTATGGAGGCTATTCAGGCAGCAAAAAAAGGGGATTTCTCTAAAGCCAATCGAAGATTAGCTGATGCGAATGCTGCCTTATTACAGGCGCATAAGGCTCAAACAGAAATGTTGACAAGAGAGGCACAGGGGGAAGAAACATCAATTAGCCTCTTGATGGTACACGCGCAAGATCATTTAATGACGAGTCTGACTTTTGTTGACTTGGCGAAAGAAGTGGTAGAAGTATACGAACGATTTGAAAAAAATTAG
- a CDS encoding PTS sugar transporter subunit IIC, translating to MEKLLQEKLLPVAARLGNNKALVSIRDGITLTIPLLLIGSLLMVIASFPIPGWEKYLGDIGVADYLWKGVDSSFGLLGLVASFGIAYFMARQYKVDGIPAGIVSLSSFITVTPFIRGEAGAGMPTAFMASKGLFVAMILGLINGYIYQWFINHNIQIKMPDGVPPAVSKSFSAIIPGAVTIVGWLIVYATLDKLSLPNLHEIAQVALGGPLGLLGNNVIGLLILIFLNSSFWFVGLHGGNVVNAVMKPLWLANLDANKVAYQTGETLPNIFTSVFMDNFVFIGGGGATIGLVLALGYLAHKKKASKQLKTLAPITVIPGLFNINEPAMFGVPIVLNILLLVPFILAPMFNLLVAWGAMASGLVPLTYTDPGWTMPPVISGLLATGSISGSLLQIVLIVLDVLLYLPFVIAIEKRFKLLED from the coding sequence ATGGAAAAATTATTACAAGAAAAGTTACTTCCAGTAGCGGCTAGATTGGGTAATAATAAAGCGTTGGTTTCTATTCGAGACGGTATTACTCTAACTATACCTTTATTGTTGATAGGTTCATTACTAATGGTTATTGCAAGTTTTCCTATTCCAGGATGGGAAAAATATCTGGGTGATATTGGTGTTGCTGACTATTTATGGAAGGGTGTTGATAGTAGTTTTGGATTACTTGGTCTTGTAGCTAGTTTTGGTATCGCTTACTTTATGGCTAGACAATACAAAGTTGATGGTATTCCTGCTGGTATTGTGTCATTATCATCTTTTATTACAGTTACGCCTTTCATTAGAGGAGAGGCTGGAGCAGGAATGCCTACCGCTTTCATGGCATCAAAAGGTTTATTTGTTGCTATGATTTTAGGATTGATTAATGGCTATATCTACCAATGGTTTATAAATCATAATATACAGATAAAAATGCCGGATGGTGTTCCACCAGCAGTATCTAAAAGCTTTAGTGCCATTATTCCTGGTGCAGTGACTATTGTTGGTTGGTTGATTGTTTATGCAACTTTAGATAAATTAAGTTTACCTAATCTTCATGAAATTGCTCAAGTAGCTTTGGGAGGTCCACTTGGACTTTTAGGAAATAATGTTATTGGTCTTCTTATCTTAATTTTCCTTAATAGTAGTTTTTGGTTTGTAGGATTACACGGAGGAAATGTTGTTAATGCAGTTATGAAACCGTTATGGTTAGCTAATCTAGATGCAAATAAAGTAGCTTATCAAACTGGAGAAACTCTTCCAAATATTTTTACTAGCGTATTTATGGATAATTTTGTATTCATAGGTGGCGGTGGTGCAACCATAGGTTTAGTTCTTGCGTTAGGATATTTAGCACATAAGAAGAAAGCTAGTAAACAACTAAAAACTTTGGCACCTATAACTGTTATACCTGGATTATTTAATATAAATGAACCAGCAATGTTTGGCGTTCCTATTGTTTTGAACATTTTGTTACTAGTTCCATTTATCTTAGCTCCAATGTTTAACTTACTAGTAGCGTGGGGAGCAATGGCATCAGGTTTGGTTCCGCTAACTTATACAGATCCAGGTTGGACTATGCCACCTGTTATAAGTGGTTTACTTGCTACAGGAAGTATTTCTGGTTCATTATTACAAATTGTATTGATTGTTTTGGATGTCTTACTTTATTTACCATTTGTAATAGCTATTGAAAAACGGTTTAAGTTATTGGAGGATTGA
- a CDS encoding spr1629 family repressor/antitoxin yields the protein MFNGRVLKELRLLNGLSRAELAQRINLTEQAIWQFESNETKPKLSTKMHLANQFHVDLTYFEQEEESIRFDSSVIAFRNADLATRKTIDIQTMYLHKVDSLIDYFESFVIIPNITIHDLSNVVSESYHKGESIEELALYAREKLGISKDNHDLLYKLERSGIYIVERLINGQADAYSAWSKLGRPYIVLGTNKSSVRRNFDLAHELGHILLHKYKDMNEDGNRLEQEANYFASCFLLPKEEFLVKFEERVGKRVSNPDSYILLKSDLNVSIQALEYRAFKLGLLTPKQHSYFYRQIAQKGYKMIEPLDDQIFVKKPSKVKSILDVVLSNHLVSLATIMSKQSIRLQFISEIFSVEMKFFDQYQEDRRTDRFDNIIPLYKRNNL from the coding sequence ATGTTTAATGGTCGGGTATTGAAAGAATTACGGCTGTTAAATGGTTTAAGTAGAGCAGAATTAGCTCAGAGAATTAATTTAACGGAACAAGCCATTTGGCAGTTTGAGTCCAACGAAACGAAACCTAAATTATCAACCAAAATGCATTTGGCCAACCAATTTCATGTTGATTTAACTTATTTTGAACAGGAAGAAGAGAGCATTCGATTTGATTCTTCTGTAATTGCCTTTAGAAATGCAGACCTAGCAACACGGAAAACAATAGATATTCAAACTATGTATTTACATAAGGTAGATAGTTTGATTGATTATTTTGAAAGTTTTGTAATTATACCTAATATTACAATTCATGACCTAAGTAATGTAGTGAGTGAATCTTATCATAAGGGAGAATCCATTGAGGAATTGGCTCTTTATGCCAGGGAAAAATTAGGTATTTCAAAAGATAATCATGATTTGCTTTATAAATTAGAACGTTCAGGCATCTATATCGTGGAACGATTAATTAATGGCCAAGCTGATGCTTATAGCGCATGGTCAAAATTGGGAAGACCTTATATTGTGTTGGGAACGAATAAATCATCTGTACGTCGAAATTTTGACTTAGCTCATGAGCTAGGACATATTCTTTTACACAAATATAAAGATATGAATGAAGATGGCAATCGTTTGGAGCAAGAAGCAAATTATTTTGCATCATGTTTTTTATTGCCAAAAGAAGAGTTTTTAGTCAAATTTGAAGAGAGGGTTGGCAAGCGTGTCAGCAATCCTGATAGTTATATTTTATTGAAGTCGGATTTGAATGTTTCGATACAGGCTTTAGAGTATCGAGCTTTTAAGTTAGGATTATTGACTCCAAAGCAACATTCTTACTTTTATCGTCAAATTGCGCAAAAAGGTTACAAAATGATTGAACCTTTGGATGATCAAATTTTTGTTAAAAAACCAAGCAAAGTAAAGAGTATTCTGGACGTCGTTTTGAGTAATCATCTAGTCAGTCTAGCGACTATAATGTCTAAACAAAGTATTCGTTTACAGTTTATAAGCGAAATATTTTCAGTCGAAATGAAATTTTTTGATCAGTATCAAGAAGATAGAAGAACAGATCGATTTGATAACATCATCCCTTTGTACAAAAGAAATAATTTATAA
- a CDS encoding GNAT family N-acetyltransferase gives MTIRFEEKVSIENAQLVCQWSNSLGKVFQEQWMGPRIPFLLTLQALEGVFSIFDEQEFVGLIQKIRLEDSNLHIGRFFINPQKQEQGLGSQALRKFVSLAFENEDIDSISLNVFEANQRAQNLYQKEGFEIVQMVEAPVRKYSRLKLE, from the coding sequence ATGACAATTCGTTTTGAAGAAAAGGTGAGTATAGAAAACGCTCAGCTCGTATGCCAATGGTCCAACTCCTTAGGCAAAGTCTTTCAAGAACAATGGATGGGACCAAGGATTCCTTTTCTACTGACCCTTCAAGCCTTGGAAGGAGTCTTTTCAATCTTTGATGAACAAGAGTTTGTGGGACTTATCCAGAAAATCAGGCTAGAAGACAGCAATCTTCATATCGGGAGATTTTTTATCAACCCCCAGAAACAGGAGCAAGGCTTAGGTAGCCAGGCTTTAAGGAAATTTGTTAGTTTGGCCTTTGAAAATGAAGATATAGATAGTATTTCTCTAAATGTCTTCGAGGCAAATCAAAGAGCTCAGAATCTTTACCAAAAAGAAGGATTTGAAATCGTTCAAATGGTTGAAGCACCTGTACGAAAATATAGTAGATTGAAACTAGAATAG
- a CDS encoding DUF7916 family protein, translating into MKRLISANPSEILQMNAEELKQSILASEGRVVLSENVVTRETFVGDITNSEIARAFGADMILLNCVDVFEPKIYALDSSGDDVIHRLHQLVACPIGVNLEPIDPSAKMLEETQEIVAGRVASVETLNRIEELGFDFVCLTGNPGTGVSNREIIKAVQTAKENFSGLIIAGKMHGAGVNEPVAELSVAEQLLEAGADVILVPAVGTVPAFHDQELREVVDLVHSKGGLVLSAIGTSQETSDTDTIKEIALRNKICGVDIQHIGDAGYGGLATVDNIYALSKAIRGVRHTVSRLARSVNR; encoded by the coding sequence ATGAAACGTTTAATTAGTGCAAATCCATCTGAGATATTACAGATGAATGCTGAAGAATTAAAACAAAGTATTTTAGCAAGTGAAGGTAGAGTTGTTCTATCTGAAAATGTAGTTACTCGTGAGACATTTGTTGGGGATATAACTAATTCTGAAATTGCTAGAGCTTTTGGAGCTGATATGATTTTATTGAATTGTGTTGATGTTTTTGAGCCTAAAATTTATGCTTTGGATAGTTCAGGTGATGATGTTATTCATCGCTTACACCAGCTTGTTGCTTGTCCAATTGGTGTAAATTTGGAACCGATTGACCCATCTGCAAAGATGCTAGAGGAAACACAGGAAATTGTTGCAGGTCGTGTTGCTAGTGTTGAAACATTGAATCGAATAGAGGAGTTAGGTTTTGACTTTGTCTGTTTGACTGGAAATCCTGGAACAGGAGTTAGCAATCGAGAAATCATTAAGGCTGTTCAAACTGCTAAGGAAAACTTTTCTGGTTTGATTATTGCAGGTAAGATGCACGGGGCAGGAGTGAATGAGCCTGTGGCAGAGCTTTCTGTCGCAGAGCAATTGTTGGAAGCAGGTGCGGATGTGATACTTGTTCCAGCAGTTGGAACCGTTCCAGCCTTTCATGACCAAGAGTTGCGTGAAGTCGTTGATCTCGTTCATAGTAAGGGTGGGCTAGTACTGAGTGCTATTGGTACTAGCCAAGAAACATCTGATACAGATACTATCAAGGAAATTGCACTTAGAAATAAAATTTGTGGAGTTGATATTCAACATATAGGTGACGCAGGATATGGGGGACTGGCAACAGTCGATAATATTTATGCATTGAGCAAGGCAATTAGAGGAGTGAGACATACAGTATCTCGCTTGGCTAGGTCAGTAAATAGGTGA
- a CDS encoding prepilin peptidase, whose translation MIDFYFFLVGSILASFLGLVIDRFPEQSIISSASHCDSCQTRLRPLDLIPILSQVFNRFRCRYCKVRYPVWYALFELVLGLLFLLYSWELLSLGQVVLITAGLTLGIYDFRHQEYPLLVWMTFHLILIASSGWNLVMVSFLALGILAHFIDIRMGAGDFLFLASCALVFSVTELLILIQFASATGILAFLLQKKKERLPFVPFLLLAACLIIFGKLLLV comes from the coding sequence ATGATTGATTTTTATTTTTTTCTCGTCGGGAGCATTCTCGCTTCCTTTCTTGGTTTGGTCATTGACCGTTTTCCAGAGCAATCCATTATCAGTTCAGCCAGTCACTGCGATTCCTGTCAGACTCGCTTGCGTCCCTTAGATTTGATTCCGATTCTCTCACAGGTCTTCAATCGCTTTCGCTGTCGCTACTGCAAAGTTCGCTATCCTGTCTGGTATGCCCTCTTTGAATTAGTCTTAGGACTCCTCTTTCTGCTTTACTCTTGGGAATTGCTTTCCTTGGGGCAAGTCGTCCTAATCACCGCTGGTTTGACCTTAGGCATCTACGACTTTCGCCATCAGGAATATCCCTTACTGGTCTGGATGACTTTCCACCTAATCCTAATAGCTTCCTCTGGCTGGAATCTGGTCATGGTCTCCTTCCTTGCTCTTGGAATTTTGGCTCATTTTATCGATATCCGCATGGGCGCAGGAGATTTCCTCTTTTTAGCTTCTTGTGCTCTCGTCTTTAGCGTAACGGAGTTACTGATCTTGATTCAGTTCGCTTCTGCGACGGGTATTCTGGCCTTTCTCCTGCAAAAGAAAAAGGAAAGACTTCCTTTCGTGCCTTTCCTCTTACTTGCTGCTTGTTTGATTATTTTTGGTAAGCTACTGCTTGTCTGA